From a single Couchioplanes caeruleus genomic region:
- a CDS encoding dihydrodipicolinate synthase family protein produces the protein MTEPLWRGPAVALITLFHADGSIDPAATAAHAARLVAAGIRGVLVNGSTAEAAALTDDERAELVAAVRDACPGVPLLAGASGEWHAQAAARSRAAVKAGADALLVAPPRLGGDLAGYYARVAQAAGDVPVLAYHYPGKAGGPVPVDALPGLPVSGIKDSSGDAARLGHELALGWEGAVHVGASALLGYASWLGATGAIVAAANLVPEDCLAAWDRDAAAQHRVLRAEREAKAGPSGLKAAVADRYGTSPIRRIG, from the coding sequence ATGACGGAGCCGCTCTGGCGCGGGCCCGCGGTCGCGCTGATCACCCTGTTCCACGCCGACGGGAGCATCGACCCCGCCGCGACCGCCGCGCACGCCGCCCGGCTCGTCGCGGCCGGGATCCGCGGCGTGCTGGTCAACGGCAGCACCGCCGAGGCCGCCGCGCTCACCGACGACGAACGCGCGGAGCTGGTCGCCGCGGTCCGCGACGCCTGCCCGGGCGTGCCGCTGCTCGCGGGCGCGTCGGGGGAGTGGCACGCTCAGGCGGCGGCCCGCAGCCGGGCGGCCGTGAAAGCGGGGGCGGACGCGCTGCTCGTCGCGCCGCCGCGGCTCGGCGGCGACCTCGCCGGGTACTACGCGCGGGTCGCCCAGGCCGCCGGGGACGTGCCGGTGCTGGCGTACCACTATCCGGGCAAGGCGGGCGGCCCGGTGCCGGTCGACGCGCTCCCCGGCCTGCCGGTCAGCGGGATCAAGGACTCCAGCGGCGACGCCGCCCGGCTCGGTCACGAGCTCGCGCTCGGCTGGGAGGGCGCGGTCCACGTCGGTGCGTCCGCGCTGCTCGGGTACGCGAGCTGGCTCGGCGCCACCGGGGCCATCGTCGCCGCGGCCAACCTCGTACCCGAGGACTGCCTGGCGGCCTGGGACCGCGACGCCGCCGCGCAGCACCGGGTCCTGCGGGCCGAGCGCGAGGCGAAGGCCGGGCCCAGCGGCCTCAAGGCGGCCGTGGCGGACCGCTACGGTACGTCGCCCATCCGACGGATCGGCTGA
- the yicI gene encoding alpha-xylosidase → MKFTDGYWRKRDGLTVLHPVQLQDTAPAATSLTAYATAKRVQGRGDTLDAPIITVTCTAPAPDVIRVTLSHFLGERPRLPAFEIAADPSYVPVVDDTSITAGALTARFRDGDSWGLDFLAGGRRLTGSGWKGMGVVDTADGGHYVHEQLDLGVGEAVYGLGERFGPLVKNGQSIDIWNEDGGTSSEQAYKNVPFYLTNRGYGVLVDHPGRVCFEVGSEVVSRSQFSVAGQSLSYLVIHGPTPADVLRKYTALTGRPALPPAWSFGLWLTTSFTTSYDEETVTGFVDGMAERDLPLSVFHFDTFWMREFSWCDFEWDARIFPDPPGMLKRLSDRGLRTCVWINPYIAQRSSLFAEGMAKGYLVRRPDGDVWQWDRWQAGMALVDFTNPEAAAWYAAKLKALLEMGVDAFKSDFGERIPTGVVWHDGSDPERMHNYYTQLYNKTVFDVLREHRGEGEAVVYARSATVGGQQFPVHWGGDNSSTFESMAESLRGGLSLSASGFGFWSHDIGGFEGLPDPAVFKRWIPFGLLSSHSRLHGNQTYRVPWLFDDEAVDVLRDFTRLKHRLMPYLFGAAVRAHEEGLPVMRPMVLGFPDDPAVTHLDRQYLLGDDLLVAPVFSAGGDTTYYVPAGRWTNYLTGEVVEGPGWVRETHGFASVPLLVRPGAVIAVGAREDRPDYDFRDGVTLRVFEPADGVRTVTVPGPAPATFTVTVSGGTVRAERDGDALPWRLQVGTAPAIEAAAGGTGLVWEA, encoded by the coding sequence ATGAAGTTCACCGACGGCTACTGGCGCAAGCGCGACGGCCTCACCGTCCTGCACCCCGTCCAGCTGCAGGACACCGCGCCCGCCGCCACGTCGCTGACCGCGTACGCCACCGCGAAGCGGGTCCAGGGCCGCGGCGACACCCTCGACGCGCCCATCATCACCGTCACCTGCACCGCGCCGGCGCCCGACGTCATCCGCGTGACGCTGAGCCACTTCCTCGGCGAGCGCCCGCGGCTGCCGGCGTTCGAGATCGCCGCGGACCCGTCGTACGTGCCGGTGGTCGACGACACCTCGATCACCGCCGGCGCGCTGACCGCCCGGTTCCGTGACGGCGACTCCTGGGGCCTCGACTTCCTCGCCGGCGGGCGGCGCCTCACCGGCTCCGGCTGGAAGGGCATGGGCGTCGTCGACACCGCCGACGGCGGGCACTACGTCCACGAGCAGCTCGACCTCGGCGTCGGCGAGGCCGTGTACGGGCTCGGCGAGCGCTTCGGCCCGCTGGTCAAGAACGGGCAGAGCATCGACATCTGGAACGAGGACGGCGGCACCAGCAGCGAGCAGGCGTACAAGAACGTGCCGTTCTACCTCACCAACCGCGGGTACGGCGTGCTCGTCGACCACCCCGGCCGGGTCTGCTTCGAGGTCGGCTCCGAGGTGGTGTCGCGCAGCCAGTTCAGCGTCGCCGGCCAGTCGCTGTCCTACCTGGTCATCCACGGGCCCACCCCGGCCGACGTGCTGCGCAAGTACACCGCGCTGACCGGGCGGCCCGCGCTGCCGCCGGCCTGGTCCTTCGGGCTGTGGCTGACCACCTCGTTCACCACCAGCTACGACGAGGAGACGGTGACCGGCTTCGTCGATGGGATGGCCGAACGGGACCTGCCGCTGAGCGTGTTCCACTTCGACACTTTCTGGATGCGCGAGTTCAGCTGGTGCGACTTCGAGTGGGACGCGCGGATCTTCCCCGACCCGCCGGGCATGCTGAAGCGGCTGTCCGACCGGGGGCTGCGGACCTGCGTGTGGATCAACCCGTACATCGCGCAGCGCTCGTCGCTGTTCGCCGAGGGCATGGCGAAGGGCTACCTGGTCCGCAGGCCGGACGGCGACGTCTGGCAGTGGGACCGCTGGCAGGCCGGCATGGCCCTGGTCGACTTCACCAACCCCGAGGCCGCCGCCTGGTACGCCGCCAAGCTCAAGGCGCTGCTCGAGATGGGCGTCGACGCGTTCAAGTCCGACTTCGGCGAGCGCATCCCCACCGGCGTCGTCTGGCACGACGGCTCCGACCCCGAGCGGATGCACAACTACTACACCCAGCTCTACAACAAGACCGTCTTCGACGTGCTGCGCGAGCACCGCGGCGAGGGCGAGGCCGTGGTGTACGCCCGCTCCGCCACGGTCGGCGGCCAGCAGTTCCCGGTGCACTGGGGCGGCGACAACTCGTCCACGTTCGAGTCGATGGCCGAGAGCCTGCGCGGCGGGCTGTCGCTGTCGGCGTCCGGGTTCGGCTTCTGGAGCCACGACATCGGCGGCTTCGAGGGCCTGCCCGACCCGGCCGTGTTCAAGCGGTGGATCCCGTTCGGGCTGCTGTCGTCGCACAGCCGGCTGCACGGCAACCAGACGTACCGGGTGCCGTGGCTGTTCGACGACGAGGCCGTCGACGTGCTGCGCGACTTCACGCGGCTCAAGCACCGGCTGATGCCGTACCTGTTCGGCGCGGCCGTCCGGGCGCACGAGGAAGGCCTGCCGGTCATGCGGCCCATGGTGCTGGGCTTCCCGGACGACCCGGCGGTGACCCACCTCGACCGGCAGTACCTGCTCGGCGACGACCTGCTCGTCGCCCCGGTCTTCAGCGCCGGGGGCGACACCACCTATTACGTGCCGGCCGGGCGCTGGACGAACTACCTGACCGGTGAGGTGGTCGAGGGCCCCGGCTGGGTCCGCGAGACCCACGGCTTCGCCAGCGTGCCGCTGCTGGTCCGGCCCGGCGCGGTCATCGCCGTGGGCGCCCGGGAGGACCGGCCCGACTACGACTTCCGCGACGGCGTGACGCTGCGCGTGTTCGAGCCGGCCGACGGGGTCCGTACGGTCACCGTGCCCGGTCCGGCGCCGGCCACCTTCACCGTCACCGTCTCCGGCGGGACGGTCCGCGCCGAGCGCGACGGCGACGCGCTGCCCTGGCGCCTGCAGGTCGGCACGGCGCCCGCGATCGAGGCCGCCGCCGGCGGGACCGGCCTAGTCTGGGAGGCATGA
- a CDS encoding carbohydrate ABC transporter permease, producing MSGRGGGRNPGYGLFLIPGVLASLAVIVVPLVMTVGISFTRWTGIGTPQWTGLDNYTRLIHDANFWASFGHILLLIVAMAVIPTLVGLLLAAVLFDYVAKVFGNRWASVFRSGLYLPQVLPVAVTGIVWGWILHPSYGALNRILDSAGLGSLARNWLGDPQYALLSVMAVMVWFQLGYPVVMFMSGLQRIDPELYEAADLDGATWWQRFRRITVYLIRPEFYVVLVTTTIAALKIFGQIFVLTRGGPSNATLVPSYFAYKSFFQTAQVGYGSAISTVLTVIIIVLAFVFLRLQNRAERGGTR from the coding sequence ATGAGCGGGCGCGGGGGAGGCCGGAATCCCGGCTACGGGCTGTTCCTGATCCCGGGGGTGCTGGCCTCCCTCGCGGTCATCGTCGTGCCGCTGGTCATGACCGTCGGCATCAGCTTCACCCGGTGGACCGGCATCGGCACGCCGCAGTGGACCGGCCTGGACAACTACACCCGGCTGATCCACGACGCGAACTTCTGGGCCTCGTTCGGCCACATCCTGCTGCTGATCGTGGCGATGGCGGTGATCCCCACGCTGGTCGGGCTGCTGCTGGCCGCGGTGCTGTTCGACTACGTCGCCAAGGTCTTCGGCAACCGCTGGGCCAGCGTGTTCCGCTCCGGCCTCTACCTGCCGCAGGTGCTGCCGGTCGCGGTCACGGGCATCGTGTGGGGCTGGATCCTGCACCCCAGCTACGGGGCGCTCAACCGGATCCTCGACTCGGCCGGGCTCGGGTCGCTGGCCCGCAACTGGCTCGGCGACCCCCAGTACGCGCTGCTCAGCGTCATGGCCGTGATGGTCTGGTTCCAGCTCGGCTACCCGGTCGTGATGTTCATGTCCGGCCTGCAGCGCATCGACCCCGAGCTGTACGAGGCCGCCGACCTCGACGGCGCCACGTGGTGGCAGCGCTTCCGCCGGATCACCGTGTACCTGATCCGCCCGGAGTTCTACGTCGTGCTGGTCACCACCACGATCGCCGCGCTCAAGATCTTCGGGCAGATCTTCGTGCTGACCCGGGGCGGGCCCAGCAACGCCACGCTGGTGCCGTCGTACTTCGCGTACAAGAGCTTCTTCCAGACCGCCCAGGTGGGGTACGGCTCGGCGATCTCGACGGTGCTCACCGTGATCATCATCGTGCTCGCGTTCGTCTTCCTGCGCCTGCAGAACCGCGCCGAGCGGGGAGGCACCCGATGA
- a CDS encoding carbohydrate ABC transporter permease, whose amino-acid sequence MTVLSAPARQDRAEDAGPLRPLKRRRPARWVVLAVLLVLVLLFVAPMLVVAINAVKTPADYASNGPLSIPERLSFQGIADFWVRVDFTRKLLNSFVTSLAVAVLAVLLSVLNAYALGIGRVKGRIWFLVFFLVANVLPQEVLAYPLYYLSKNLHLYDSLTSIVIIFTVIQSAFGTYLLSSVYAEFPTELLDAAAVDGAGKGRTLWRVVVPVSRPTLAVLFTFFFIWTWNEFFLPLIFLVSNENQTVPVALGVLQGDRLMDATTTSASALVGILPAMLFFLIFQRTLTRGITAGAIK is encoded by the coding sequence ATGACCGTCCTGAGCGCACCCGCCCGGCAGGACCGTGCCGAGGACGCCGGACCGCTGCGGCCGCTGAAACGGCGGCGCCCGGCGCGCTGGGTCGTGCTGGCCGTGCTCCTGGTGCTGGTCCTGCTCTTCGTGGCGCCGATGCTGGTCGTCGCGATCAACGCGGTGAAGACCCCGGCCGACTATGCGAGCAACGGCCCGCTGTCGATCCCGGAACGGCTGTCCTTCCAGGGCATCGCCGACTTCTGGGTACGGGTGGACTTCACCCGCAAACTGCTCAACAGCTTCGTCACCAGCCTCGCCGTCGCGGTGCTCGCGGTGCTGCTGTCGGTGCTCAACGCGTACGCGCTGGGCATCGGCCGGGTGAAGGGCCGGATCTGGTTCCTGGTCTTCTTCCTCGTCGCCAACGTGCTGCCGCAGGAGGTGCTGGCGTACCCGCTGTACTACCTGTCCAAGAACCTGCACCTGTACGACAGCCTGACCTCGATCGTCATCATCTTCACGGTCATCCAGAGCGCCTTCGGCACGTACCTGCTCTCCTCGGTGTACGCCGAGTTCCCCACCGAGCTGCTCGACGCCGCCGCGGTCGACGGCGCGGGCAAGGGGCGCACCCTGTGGCGCGTCGTCGTCCCGGTCAGCCGCCCGACCCTCGCCGTGCTGTTCACGTTCTTCTTCATCTGGACGTGGAACGAGTTCTTCCTGCCGCTGATCTTCCTGGTCTCCAACGAGAACCAGACCGTCCCGGTGGCCCTCGGCGTGCTGCAGGGCGACCGGCTCATGGACGCCACCACCACCAGCGCCTCGGCCCTGGTCGGCATCCTGCCCGCGATGCTGTTCTTCCTGATCTTCCAGCGCACCCTGACCCGCGGCATCACCGCCGGCGCCATCAAGTAA
- a CDS encoding ABC transporter substrate-binding protein, which translates to MTRPRLGLAAGALLLLASLGLTACSDSGSGDEGADAKTLTLWHYEGPTSAMGVAWTKAIELFKAAHPGVEVKFEQKGFEQIQQNAGMILNSDSAPDILEYNKGNATAGLLSKQGLLTDLTEQVTKHGWDKQLSPSLQTTARYDAQGIMGSGNWYGVPNYGEYVMVYYNKDLFKKHNLAVPTTLDQFTAAMDTFVKAGVTPLSVGGAEYPAQQIFYELALSKANRTFVDNYQLYKSKVDFHGPELTYGAQTFADWVSKGYIAKNSAGIKAEDMGVAFEQGKFPILISGSWWYGRFADEIKNFDWGTFLFPGNNLHPGSSGNLWVVPAKSKAKSLAYDFIDITMKPEVQNLLGNNGGVPVAADTAQITDAKNKELIAGFDAVSKADGLAFYPDWPAPGYYDVLVGGVQGLINGSKTPQQMLDEIAKPYNDNLADLGK; encoded by the coding sequence ATGACAAGACCCCGACTCGGCCTCGCCGCCGGTGCACTGCTGCTGCTCGCATCGCTGGGGCTCACCGCCTGCAGCGACTCCGGCTCCGGCGACGAGGGCGCCGACGCCAAGACCCTGACCCTCTGGCACTACGAGGGCCCGACCAGCGCGATGGGCGTGGCCTGGACCAAGGCCATCGAGCTGTTCAAGGCCGCCCATCCCGGCGTGGAGGTGAAGTTCGAGCAGAAGGGCTTCGAACAGATCCAGCAGAACGCCGGGATGATCCTGAACTCCGACAGCGCCCCGGACATCCTCGAGTACAACAAGGGCAACGCGACCGCCGGCCTGCTGTCCAAGCAGGGCCTGCTCACCGACCTCACCGAGCAGGTCACCAAGCACGGCTGGGACAAGCAGCTCAGCCCCAGCCTGCAGACCACCGCCCGGTACGACGCCCAGGGCATCATGGGCAGCGGCAACTGGTACGGCGTGCCGAACTACGGCGAGTACGTGATGGTCTACTACAACAAGGACCTGTTCAAGAAGCACAACCTCGCCGTGCCGACCACACTGGACCAGTTCACCGCGGCGATGGACACGTTCGTCAAGGCCGGTGTCACCCCGCTGTCGGTCGGCGGCGCCGAGTACCCCGCGCAGCAGATCTTCTACGAGCTCGCGCTCTCCAAGGCGAACCGCACCTTCGTGGACAACTACCAGCTGTACAAGAGCAAGGTCGACTTCCACGGGCCGGAGCTGACGTACGGCGCGCAGACGTTCGCCGACTGGGTGTCCAAGGGCTACATCGCCAAGAACTCCGCCGGCATCAAGGCCGAGGACATGGGCGTCGCGTTCGAGCAGGGCAAGTTCCCGATCCTCATCTCCGGCAGCTGGTGGTACGGCCGCTTCGCCGACGAGATCAAGAACTTCGACTGGGGCACGTTCCTGTTCCCCGGCAACAACCTGCACCCCGGCTCCAGCGGCAACCTCTGGGTCGTGCCGGCCAAGAGCAAGGCCAAGTCCCTCGCGTACGACTTCATCGACATCACCATGAAGCCCGAGGTGCAGAACCTGCTCGGCAACAACGGCGGCGTCCCCGTCGCGGCGGACACGGCACAGATCACCGACGCGAAGAACAAGGAGCTGATCGCCGGGTTCGACGCCGTGTCGAAGGCCGACGGGCTGGCGTTCTACCCCGACTGGCCGGCGCCCGGGTACTACGACGTGCTCGTCGGCGGGGTCCAGGGGCTGATCAACGGCTCCAAGACACCGCAGCAGATGCTCGACGAGATCGCGAAGCCGTACAACGACAACCTCGCCGATCTCGGCAAATGA
- a CDS encoding LacI family DNA-binding transcriptional regulator — MPTISDVARAAGVSMSTVSYVLSGRRPISAETSARVKAAIAELGYHPHAGARALASSRTSVLALVVPLRVDVSVPVIMQFVTAVVTAARTYNHDVLLLTKDEGTAGLERVAGATMVDALIVMDVERDDVRIPALGRLKQPSVLIGLPDDAAGIACVDLDFAATAHECLAHLAGHGHRRIALVGPSPAVYERGTTYAGRFLDGFTAASAGLGLETVAHSCEPGAAGVRAALAEIEDELPGVTALVVHNEEALVPLLEELRTRGRRVPGDLSIVAVCPRDVATSLPVHLTSADIPAHDVGTLAVEIAMDLLDGRRTEGVRLLPPTIVERDSCAPPSV; from the coding sequence ATGCCGACGATCAGCGATGTCGCCCGCGCGGCCGGCGTGTCGATGAGCACGGTGTCGTACGTGCTCAGCGGCCGCCGCCCGATCTCCGCCGAGACCAGCGCCCGGGTCAAGGCCGCGATCGCCGAGCTCGGCTACCACCCGCACGCCGGCGCGCGGGCCCTGGCCAGCAGCCGCACCAGCGTGCTCGCACTGGTCGTGCCGCTGCGCGTGGACGTCAGCGTGCCGGTCATCATGCAGTTCGTGACCGCGGTGGTGACGGCGGCGCGCACGTACAACCACGACGTGCTGCTGCTGACCAAGGACGAGGGCACCGCCGGGCTGGAGCGGGTGGCCGGGGCGACGATGGTGGACGCGCTGATCGTCATGGACGTCGAGCGCGACGACGTCCGGATCCCCGCGCTGGGCCGGCTCAAGCAGCCCTCGGTGCTGATCGGGCTGCCCGACGACGCGGCCGGCATCGCCTGCGTCGACCTGGACTTCGCGGCGACCGCGCACGAGTGCCTGGCCCACCTCGCCGGGCACGGGCACCGCCGGATCGCGCTGGTCGGGCCCTCCCCGGCGGTGTACGAGCGCGGCACCACGTACGCCGGGCGTTTCCTGGACGGCTTCACCGCGGCCTCCGCCGGGCTGGGGCTGGAGACCGTCGCGCACTCCTGCGAGCCGGGCGCGGCCGGGGTCCGGGCGGCGCTGGCCGAGATCGAGGACGAGCTGCCCGGGGTGACCGCCCTGGTGGTGCACAACGAGGAGGCGCTCGTCCCGCTGCTGGAGGAGCTGCGCACGCGGGGACGGCGGGTGCCCGGGGACCTGTCGATCGTCGCGGTGTGCCCGCGCGACGTGGCGACGTCGCTGCCGGTGCACCTGACCTCGGCCGACATCCCGGCGCACGACGTCGGCACGCTGGCCGTGGAGATCGCCATGGACCTGCTGGACGGGCGCCGCACCGAGGGGGTCCGGCTGCTGCCGCCGACGATCGTCGAGCGGGACAGCTGCGCGCCGCCGTCGGTCTGA
- a CDS encoding S1 family peptidase — translation MRRTLAFLLTPLACAALALTAAGPAHAIANGEEVPDGQYRFSVKLTMTGIPTAGGGKRNSACSGALIAPRWVITAGHCFRDANNVRVEYPVADLTTATVGRTDLTGTGGHELTVVAVRQSPTADVSLARLEAQVYDVRPLRVATRAPEIGDIVRVTGYGSTTSTNPAPVTHLRTGQMTVVSLTDSVTGLTGYAPAPSTTPCPYDSGGPFFLEDRRGGPALVSVVSNGPSCPHTQVESSARVDDIAGWIYRTVLDNRG, via the coding sequence GTGCGCCGCACCCTCGCCTTCCTCCTCACCCCGCTCGCCTGCGCCGCGCTGGCACTGACCGCCGCCGGCCCGGCGCACGCCATCGCAAACGGTGAGGAGGTTCCCGACGGTCAGTACCGCTTCTCCGTCAAGCTGACGATGACCGGCATCCCGACGGCCGGCGGCGGCAAACGCAACAGCGCCTGCTCCGGCGCGCTCATCGCGCCGCGCTGGGTCATCACCGCCGGGCACTGCTTCCGCGACGCGAACAACGTCCGCGTCGAATACCCGGTCGCCGACCTCACCACGGCCACCGTCGGCCGCACCGACCTGACCGGCACCGGCGGTCACGAGCTGACGGTCGTCGCGGTCCGCCAGTCGCCCACGGCCGACGTGTCCCTGGCCCGGCTCGAAGCCCAGGTGTACGACGTCCGCCCGCTGCGCGTGGCCACCCGCGCCCCCGAGATCGGCGACATCGTCCGGGTCACCGGCTACGGCTCCACCACCAGCACCAACCCGGCTCCCGTCACGCACCTGCGCACCGGGCAGATGACGGTCGTGTCGCTCACCGACTCGGTCACCGGGCTCACCGGCTACGCCCCGGCACCGTCGACGACGCCGTGCCCGTACGACTCGGGCGGCCCGTTCTTCCTGGAGGACCGCCGCGGCGGCCCGGCGCTGGTCTCGGTGGTCAGCAACGGGCCGAGCTGCCCGCACACCCAGGTGGAGAGCAGCGCCCGCGTCGACGACATCGCCGGCTGGATCTACCGCACGGTCCTCGACAACCGCGGCTGA